The Candidatus Hydrothermales bacterium genome has a segment encoding these proteins:
- a CDS encoding M56 family metallopeptidase: protein MLIREYLKEIKYKNFPLIVYGNNPFGASVKGAFKPFIFIDVNLWKKLDKNEKKVIIYHEISHIRSRDNLTKLILNITYKAFFYLPQIYLPIKSFEEIAEMASDGYSLIKTRAKEKIIKSLAKITLILDSQTSTSFFPTQFSKE, encoded by the coding sequence TTGCTTATAAGAGAATACCTGAAAGAAATAAAGTATAAAAATTTTCCGCTAATAGTTTATGGTAATAATCCCTTTGGTGCATCTGTAAAAGGTGCCTTTAAACCCTTTATCTTTATTGATGTTAACTTGTGGAAAAAATTAGACAAGAATGAGAAAAAAGTTATAATTTACCATGAAATAAGCCATATAAGAAGTAGAGACAACTTAACTAAACTGATATTAAACATAACATATAAAGCTTTCTTTTACTTACCTCAAATTTATTTACCAATTAAATCCTTTGAAGAGATAGCAGAAATGGCCTCAGATGGATATTCATTAATAAAAACAAGAGCAAAAGAAAAAATTATAAAATCCTTAGCTAAAATAACTTTAATTTTAGACTCCCAAACATCAACCAGCTTTTTTCCCACCCAGTTTTCAAAAGAATAA